Below is a window of Gossypium hirsutum isolate 1008001.06 chromosome A12, Gossypium_hirsutum_v2.1, whole genome shotgun sequence DNA.
ATGTTTCCATCCTTCAATATTGATGGTAAAACCTTTCAGCATCTCCGGTATTGTAGAAACCCTTCCATCATCTTAGTCATCTAAAAAATTTGTTCATTATCTCATTGAAAGAATCTTGGTTTCATCATCGATTACCCTAGTTTCATCTTGCTGGAATCGCATTTGAATCAAAATTATCCtactttgggttttttttttttcagtctTCTTGAGTATTCGATtgagatttctttttctttcttttttccatgtgatgtggtttatattggggtttttttcataaaaagaagttttcttttgcagttcataCCATCCATACATAGTGTTTTGATCTAAGATTTCAATTCTTCCATGTTCCCCTACTTCGATTTTGAGTCATTATCACAACCTCCGGTCTCTTTTCTCACAGACAATAAACACATCAGAATattaaaatttgcaaaataattctTCAACCCAAGTTGCAACAAAATGAAAGTATACAAACTCGCACAAATGTTTCAACTCAAATCACTAAACTCTTTATTTTTTACACACCCAATAATAGCAGACCAAAATTTAAACCCTGATTTCCTTCAACCcaacaattaaaaagaaaaaatttaccTCTTTGAGGTTTGCATAACcaaaaaattttctccttttgttcCTTGAAGTATTCACGTTGCAAACGGGAGCCCTTAAACTGCAATGGCAGTAGAAAACCCTATTTTGAGCACTTGATTTTCTGTTTGCTGAAGAAGACGCGAAGGAGATGGAAAACGAAAGAGAGCACAAAACCCTATTTGCATTGCAAACGAAAGAGATGAGAAACGAAGAAGTGATGGAGAAAACGAAAGAGATAGAAGAGAAAAGAGGTCGAAGACGAtggtaaagaaatttttttaaaggaataatattattaaataataatatttaaaagaatctggtaaaagaaaaataaaaatggtccAATTGTGCGACATGTGATGGCGCCGCGTAACTAGCCGGTGCGTAAGTAGCTAATACTATCACGTCAATAAAATCTAAATGTTGTTAAAGCTCAAGTACCAAGCTAGTGAacagaaaaaaagttaaaagtattaaattggGACAAACAAAATCTTAAGTACCAATTTAAGAGAAGTAGTCaagttcatatattaattttgtatttaaccATTAAACTTATGAATGTTGTTTTACATTTATATGTGCTAATTTTCTATTGATTTaaagagttttaaatttaaaaattaatgttgaaTTGAGTTGATGTCGAGTATTAAACTCGAGTTTTGAGCTAAACTCCAGCTTATTGCAATCAATTCAACTTATTTACACCCTTAGTAAGGCAATCTTAGTTCATCTCTTTAAACATTTACAGCTTTTTTTTAGCTACCTTATGAAGAAGACTTCAAGTGCtggcttttaaaaaataataattcagaCAAAAAGCCAATCATGTGATTTGAGATTTctcaacccaaaaaaaaaaaaaatttaaaatatgcttcacatcactatatatatatttacatttgaggtttaattttttttattttaaagaattttcttttattttttaaaatttaaaatttagtttcaaattattaatattgtaaaaaaaattcagttaaatATGCTAgcataatattttgaaataaaaaatactcattaAATAGCTTTGTAGCAAAttgaatttaatataaaaattttaattgtgttaACAATTGAATTTCTAATTTCAAATCCAAGAAATAACCTTAAAATAAATGTAAGAGGATTGAATtctaaaaataattgaatttgtatTTTCAAATCCagaaaataaagagactaaattccttaaaataaataaaaggggattaaattctaataataattgaatttatatttttaaattcaaaaaataaagaggttaaatttcttaaaataaatgtaagagaattaaattccaaaaatacaaagaattcaTGAATCTTGAGCATATTTTAATCtacaaaattttgctaaagctatatTCAGAATTCAGAATTCATTCAGAATTCAAAGAATTGTATTATCCAATTAGTGTTTGATGAATGTGAAGTAGTGTCAATGAATATTGAGCCTGCAATCATTAGCACAATCAAACTCATCAATTACAAAATTATTCATATTTTACTAAAGGTGTAATTATTGTTTTAATCCCTTtcttatattgaattttgagatTGAATCATTTTATTCCAATTTGGCATAATTAGAACTCTCTACTTCCCTCCATTATTATTAGCAGgactaaattaaacattaatgaaagttggTTGAtgacattattaattaattattactttTCTTCAAATAAATCTTAATACTCGAATTAGATGTTAAACATTTAACATAGttatttttagatattaaaaaatataagttttacCAAATATAGCAATAAGCAAAAAATACAAGTGTTATAGTAAAAAATGTGTCAAATTTAAGTACCCATTGATGcactaaaacttttaaaaattattaaaaacaaaaaatatatatttattatgatataattactatatttttatgacaaaaataattattaaatattttttataattggaaATAGATTATTACCCTAAACTCTAATGccttaaaatataatattcttgCTGTTGGGCTAAAACAtagatatatatttaaagaaaatgtatgaaAGTATAGTATGAATCAAAAGTAAAAGTAGTATGGAAACCGTAAGTCGAATTGTATTTTGTTCTCTATATTAAAAAATGGAATAAATTAGTTATTTTGCGTTAGGTCAAAGAGTAAACTAGCTCTTCTgttaaaatttaatctatttctaTGGTTAAAAACTAGTCTTTGTATGTCAATATGAGATACACATTGAATATCAGTTTAGTTATTCCGTCAACTACGctaatttttaacagtacaaaaatgagtaaaaattttaacataaaaaattaatttattttttaatgtaacATATAATgatgaatttatctattttaaagtaaaatgagtaaaatcaaaattataaatctttgaaataattaatatctttttatttaccattttaacatgTCGATGACGCATTTAGGCATGTCACCACCGTCAAGCTCTTTCATGGTGATTCCATCGCACTTAACAGTCACCGCCACACTCACACCAACTTTCGTCCGAGCCTTTACATTCACCGCCAATACTTGTTCCGGTACCGGCTCCATAGCCTCTTCCCGACCCAATCATCCACCAGCGTATTACTCACCTTCGTCTCCACTTTCAAGCTCGTCGTGCTCTGTTTCCACATAGTGAAACCCGGAACCGCCGTCTTTCCCACCGGAGTCTCACTCCGCCTTCCCCGACGCTCACTCCAACCTCCGTTTCGCAGTAATAGTACGTTATCTTCACGTTTGGGTTCTTCATTTCGAGCCTCGTCGTCGTCGCGGCGTCGAGGTAGGTTCCGTCGGGTCTTTCGGTGATGTTAAAGTGGGTTATCCGAAACGACCGAATATGAAACACGGGGAATTTCGGGTCGAACCAAATGTAGAAAACTAAACCGCCAATGACGGCGAGGAGAACCAAGACCAATACGAAGATACAGAGCCAGCAACAACAAACATGGCAGAAACTACGATTTCGTTTCCTTGGGTTAAAAGATGGCGGGAGTACCGGTTTACGCGGTGGCGGCCTAAACCCAAACTGAGCCGCCTTTGGGTCTTTGTATCCAGGTGGCTTTTGGAGAACCGGTTTCAATGGTGGTTCTGCAATTACTTGCTTTTTTGAAATCAGGGACCGAATTTGCAAATTTGGGATAAATTTGTATAATTCGATGAACCAAAAACAAATCTAATTGATGAATGAATGAATTTGTTTTGTAAGGCAATACATgtgaatttcattttatttttattctcatgCAATAATAATCCAATTCAAGTGTTTGAAATAATATTTGGGTTAATATGCAATTTGGTATATGTGTTTGGCTGTAGTGTTCAACGtgatatttgtgttttttttctcaatttggtaTATGAATTTAGCTTCAATGTTTAATGCACAAATCAAACGACATAAGGTGATTTAATGAATATTTGACACGTGTAGtctaataaaaaaacaaaggtGCTTAATTGAGGAAAAAATGCTCtgatatcaaattgaacattaaaattaaatttgagtaTTTAACTGGGGCAAAAAAAAGACTTACATTCGTACTAAAAtgaatattaaaactaaatttagatatcaaattaagataaaaaaaacttaaaaaccaaattaaacattaagaCTAAATTTAagtagtaataatatattaacccAATTGGTTtcaataaaaggaggatcttgtTCTTCCTAAGTTGTTTGTAGTAGGTTTTGTCATTTGTGGGGAAGGTGTGTGGTGTTGGGTTGAAGGGAATGTTCTTCCACATGGGGACTGGAGCTTCCCGTGTCCCGTTCTCGCTGCCATTATCCACTTACTTGTCGTTTTTAGACATTCTGTTGGTTTGTTTGTGATGCATGAATAGGAAATTAACTAGAGttcatgaataaatttatttacatTCGTTTAAAGCTTAAAACTCGGTTCCTATTGAAATATatgtaattaataatattattattgtttatatgtttattttatttatttaaaaaattttaaaaaaattaaaaagttgaaataaaaattttacaaaatttagggTTAGGCCCTACCACCCCTAAGGTTAGAGATATATAGTGTATTTAAATTTTCCCCTCTTTTATCCCTTTTAACTTATATTGTTTGTCAATTCACctcaaaatatatgaaaaattaacgTTTTTAATTTTGCTAACGTGGTATCGACGAATATaccacattaacaattaattttttaaaaattaaaaaatattttttatttatttttatactttttaataatttcataatttttttatttttaaattttttaaaaataattaattgttgacgTGGCATACATTTTGGGGTGATTTAACAAACAAACGCAAGTTTAAGGTCTAAAAGAggcgaaaaattaaatagagagtTAAAATGACTTTTGTTGTAAAGTTAGagggtcaaataaattattttacctatatatatattggtgaattacaataacaGGACAAAGCCCGAACAACAAATGCGACTAGCGCGACATGAACCCAAACCACACTTGAGGTGGTGAACACCCTTAACCATCAGACCATCACATGGGATTCCACCTGTATTTTTTTAGGGGATGGTAAAACTCGGATCATATTGTAAACCAATTTGATCTTAGGTCAGATATTAATAAATTACTTTTTATGCTTATGTGTTAAATGCAAATTGAAAgtattacaattaattaataaatatcaaatgtgATATGAACaatgaaaaataacaaatatcAAATGGTGCTTGGtgttagaggtgtgcatgggccgggccacCCGGCCTGGTCTGAAGGCCCACTAgaaatttgggagggtt
It encodes the following:
- the LOC107948194 gene encoding uncharacterized protein; the encoded protein is MEPVPEQVLAVNVKARTKVGVSVAVTVKCDGITMKELDGGDMPKCVIDMLKWVLCSLSFSISFASSSANRKSSAQNRVFYCHCSLRAPVCNVNTSRNKRRKFFGYANLKEVNFFFLIVGLKEIRV
- the LOC121211416 gene encoding NDR1/HIN1-like protein 13 produces the protein MVKGVHHLKCEPPLKPVLQKPPGYKDPKAAQFGFRPPPRKPVLPPSFNPRKRNRSFCHVCCCWLCIFVLVLVLLAVIGGLVFYIWFDPKFPVFHIRSFRITHFNITERPDGTYLDAATTTRLEMKNPNVKITYYYCETEVGVSVGEGGVRLRWERRRFRVSLCGNRARRA